A window from Triticum aestivum cultivar Chinese Spring chromosome 6D, IWGSC CS RefSeq v2.1, whole genome shotgun sequence encodes these proteins:
- the LOC123140836 gene encoding F-box protein PP2-B10, translating into MQLDKATGAKCFTFSASALQITQANDAHTPLIRVGSVPGYSKRGKRFSQAAEIGHVNILEICAKIQRSMLSQNTTYVAYMVFKLGPRFYSFNFPFQEASFGVVGSRSIQQVCLQGYVKDGDGADVPPRKHIVPSSYSIYNHDAVPPQKNVVFPRKKADGWMEVELGEFHNEGGDGKVSISLTETTKPKSGLIVWGIVIRSKQQRKKK; encoded by the exons ATGCAGCTGGACAAGGCCACCGGCGCCAAGTGCTTCACGTTTTCGGCCAGCGCGCTACAAATCACCCAAGCTAATGATGCACACACGCCCTTGATACGTGTAGGTTCAGTGCCGGGCTACAGCAAAAGAGGCAAAAG GTTCTCACAAGCAGCTGAAATCGGCCATGTTAATATACTCGAGATATGTGCCAAGATACAGAGAAGCATGCTCTCTCAAAACACAACCTATGTGGCATACATGGTGTTCAAGCTAGGACCCAGATTTTACAGCTTCAATTTCCCGTTTCAAGAAGCCTCATTTGGTGTTGTTGGGAGCCGGTCGATCCAGCAGGTTTGCCTGCAAGGCTATGTCAAGGACGGTGATGGAGCCGATGTTCCACCTCGGAAACACATTGTGCCAAGTTCTTATAGTATATATAATCATGACGCGGTTCCTCCTCAAAAGAACGTTGTTTTCCCACGTAAGAAAGCCGATGGTTggatggaggtggagcttggtgagTTCCATAATGAGGGAGGTGACGGTAAGGTCTCCATCAGCTTGAccgagacaacaaaacccaagagtGGCCTTATTGTCTGGGGCATTGTGATAAGAAgtaagcaacaaagaaaaaaaaagtaa